A section of the Phacochoerus africanus isolate WHEZ1 chromosome 4, ROS_Pafr_v1, whole genome shotgun sequence genome encodes:
- the JMJD4 gene encoding 2-oxoglutarate and iron-dependent oxygenase JMJD4 isoform X3 — MDRQTRAFAESHFRGLQGGLSSNVSPKLDHVDFIENPDSFSYADFFKGYLLPNLPCVFSSAFTEGWGSRRLWVTPSGKPNFDYLLQNYGDVVVPVANCGVREYNSNPKEHMPLKDYISYWKEYIQGNYSSSRGCLYLKDWHLCRSPFHADIFRSFSWSVNICGRKKWFFFPPGQEEALRDCHGGLPYDVTSPTLLDSRLHPVLNRCSPPLEVTQEAGEMVFVPSGWHHQVHNLEDTISINHNWVNGCNLANMWHFLQQELCAVQQEIIEWRDTMPDWHHHCQVIMRSCSGINFEEFYHFLKVIAERRLLFLAKGMGPGKVECGKSTGLGPQQAAFDVSRIAEVLKSVLAHPDFRRMDTSAFSPQPEELLQQLEEVVAATTSL, encoded by the exons ATGGACAGACAGACGCGCGCATTTGCCGAGAGCCACTTCCGAGGCCTCCAGGGAGGTCTCTCCAGCAATGTCAGCCCGAAACTGGACCACGTGGATTTCATAGAGAATCCAGACTCCTTTTCCTACGCCGACTTCTTCAAAGGCTATCTGCTCCCCAACTTGCCGTGTGTTTTCTCCAGCGCTTTCACCGAGGGCTGGGGCAGCAGGAGGCTCTGGGTGACGCCAAGCGGAAAGCCCAATTTTGATTATCTGCTTCAGAACTATG GAGATGTGGTTGTACCTGTTGCAAACTGTGGGGTGAGGGAATACAACTCCAACCCCAAAGAACACATGCCCCTCAAAGACTACATCAGCTACTGGAAAGAGTACATTCAGGGAAACTACTCATCTTCACGGGGCTGTCTCTATCTCAAAGACTGGCATCTGTGCAG GTCGCCGTTCCATGCCGACATTTTCCGCTCCTTCAGCTGGTCTGTCAACATTTGTGGGAGGAAAAAGTGGTTCTTCTTCCCACCGGGGCAAGAAGAAGCCCTGCGGGATTGCCATGGTGGCCTCCCCTATGACGTGACCTCCCCTACACTCCTGGATAGCCGCCTACACCCCGTGCTCAATCGCTGTAGCCCACCACTGGAGGTCACACAGGAAGCCGGCGAGATGGTATTTGTGCCCAGTGGGTGGCACCACCAAGTCCACAACCTG GAGGACACCATCTCCATCAACCACAACTGGGTCAACGGCTGTAACCTGGCCAACATGTGGCACTTCCTGCAGCAGGAgctctgtgctgtgcagcaggagaTCATTGAGTGGAGGGATACCATGCCTGATTGGCACCACCACTGCCAG GTCATCATGAGGTCCTGCTCCGGGATTAATTTTGAGGAATTCTATCACTTTCTCAAGGTCATCGCTGAAAGGAGGCTTCTCTTTCTGGCAAAGGGGATGGGCCCTGGCAAAGTGGAGTGTGGCAAGAGCACTGGGCTAGGCCCCCAGCAGGCTGCTTTTGATGTCAGCCGCATAGCTGAGGTGCTCAAGTCTGTGTTGGCCCACCCTGACTTCCGGAGAATGGATACCAGTGCATTCTCTCCACAGCCAGAGGAACTgctgcagcagctggaggaggTTGTGGCCGCCACCACATCCCTTTAG
- the JMJD4 gene encoding 2-oxoglutarate and iron-dependent oxygenase JMJD4 isoform X2, translated as MDRQTRAFAESHFRGLQGGLSSNVSPKLDHVDFIENPDSFSYADFFKGYLLPNLPCVFSSAFTEGWGSRRLWVTPSGKPNFDYLLQNYGDVVVPVANCGVREYNSNPKEHMPLKDYISYWKEYIQGNYSSSRGCLYLKDWHLCRDSSAESVFTLPIYFSSDWLNEYWDALDVDDYRFIYMGPTGTCWSVNICGRKKWFFFPPGQEEALRDCHGGLPYDVTSPTLLDSRLHPVLNRCSPPLEVTQEAGEMVFVPSGWHHQVHNLEDTISINHNWVNGCNLANMWHFLQQELCAVQQEIIEWRDTMPDWHHHCQVIMRSCSGINFEEFYHFLKVIAERRLLFLAKGMGPGKVECGKSTGLGPQQAAFDVSRIAEVLKSVLAHPDFRRMDTSAFSPQPEELLQQLEEVVAATTSL; from the exons ATGGACAGACAGACGCGCGCATTTGCCGAGAGCCACTTCCGAGGCCTCCAGGGAGGTCTCTCCAGCAATGTCAGCCCGAAACTGGACCACGTGGATTTCATAGAGAATCCAGACTCCTTTTCCTACGCCGACTTCTTCAAAGGCTATCTGCTCCCCAACTTGCCGTGTGTTTTCTCCAGCGCTTTCACCGAGGGCTGGGGCAGCAGGAGGCTCTGGGTGACGCCAAGCGGAAAGCCCAATTTTGATTATCTGCTTCAGAACTATG GAGATGTGGTTGTACCTGTTGCAAACTGTGGGGTGAGGGAATACAACTCCAACCCCAAAGAACACATGCCCCTCAAAGACTACATCAGCTACTGGAAAGAGTACATTCAGGGAAACTACTCATCTTCACGGGGCTGTCTCTATCTCAAAGACTGGCATCTGTGCAG GGACTCCTCGGCGGAGAGCGTGTTCACCCTGCCCATATACTTCTCGTCAGACTGGCTCAACGAGTACTGGGATGCTCTGGACGTGGATGACTACCGCTTCATCTATATGGGCCCCACCGGCACCTG CTGGTCTGTCAACATTTGTGGGAGGAAAAAGTGGTTCTTCTTCCCACCGGGGCAAGAAGAAGCCCTGCGGGATTGCCATGGTGGCCTCCCCTATGACGTGACCTCCCCTACACTCCTGGATAGCCGCCTACACCCCGTGCTCAATCGCTGTAGCCCACCACTGGAGGTCACACAGGAAGCCGGCGAGATGGTATTTGTGCCCAGTGGGTGGCACCACCAAGTCCACAACCTG GAGGACACCATCTCCATCAACCACAACTGGGTCAACGGCTGTAACCTGGCCAACATGTGGCACTTCCTGCAGCAGGAgctctgtgctgtgcagcaggagaTCATTGAGTGGAGGGATACCATGCCTGATTGGCACCACCACTGCCAG GTCATCATGAGGTCCTGCTCCGGGATTAATTTTGAGGAATTCTATCACTTTCTCAAGGTCATCGCTGAAAGGAGGCTTCTCTTTCTGGCAAAGGGGATGGGCCCTGGCAAAGTGGAGTGTGGCAAGAGCACTGGGCTAGGCCCCCAGCAGGCTGCTTTTGATGTCAGCCGCATAGCTGAGGTGCTCAAGTCTGTGTTGGCCCACCCTGACTTCCGGAGAATGGATACCAGTGCATTCTCTCCACAGCCAGAGGAACTgctgcagcagctggaggaggTTGTGGCCGCCACCACATCCCTTTAG
- the JMJD4 gene encoding 2-oxoglutarate and iron-dependent oxygenase JMJD4 isoform X1 → MDRQTRAFAESHFRGLQGGLSSNVSPKLDHVDFIENPDSFSYADFFKGYLLPNLPCVFSSAFTEGWGSRRLWVTPSGKPNFDYLLQNYGDVVVPVANCGVREYNSNPKEHMPLKDYISYWKEYIQGNYSSSRGCLYLKDWHLCRDSSAESVFTLPIYFSSDWLNEYWDALDVDDYRFIYMGPTGTWSPFHADIFRSFSWSVNICGRKKWFFFPPGQEEALRDCHGGLPYDVTSPTLLDSRLHPVLNRCSPPLEVTQEAGEMVFVPSGWHHQVHNLEDTISINHNWVNGCNLANMWHFLQQELCAVQQEIIEWRDTMPDWHHHCQVIMRSCSGINFEEFYHFLKVIAERRLLFLAKGMGPGKVECGKSTGLGPQQAAFDVSRIAEVLKSVLAHPDFRRMDTSAFSPQPEELLQQLEEVVAATTSL, encoded by the exons ATGGACAGACAGACGCGCGCATTTGCCGAGAGCCACTTCCGAGGCCTCCAGGGAGGTCTCTCCAGCAATGTCAGCCCGAAACTGGACCACGTGGATTTCATAGAGAATCCAGACTCCTTTTCCTACGCCGACTTCTTCAAAGGCTATCTGCTCCCCAACTTGCCGTGTGTTTTCTCCAGCGCTTTCACCGAGGGCTGGGGCAGCAGGAGGCTCTGGGTGACGCCAAGCGGAAAGCCCAATTTTGATTATCTGCTTCAGAACTATG GAGATGTGGTTGTACCTGTTGCAAACTGTGGGGTGAGGGAATACAACTCCAACCCCAAAGAACACATGCCCCTCAAAGACTACATCAGCTACTGGAAAGAGTACATTCAGGGAAACTACTCATCTTCACGGGGCTGTCTCTATCTCAAAGACTGGCATCTGTGCAG GGACTCCTCGGCGGAGAGCGTGTTCACCCTGCCCATATACTTCTCGTCAGACTGGCTCAACGAGTACTGGGATGCTCTGGACGTGGATGACTACCGCTTCATCTATATGGGCCCCACCGGCACCTG GTCGCCGTTCCATGCCGACATTTTCCGCTCCTTCAGCTGGTCTGTCAACATTTGTGGGAGGAAAAAGTGGTTCTTCTTCCCACCGGGGCAAGAAGAAGCCCTGCGGGATTGCCATGGTGGCCTCCCCTATGACGTGACCTCCCCTACACTCCTGGATAGCCGCCTACACCCCGTGCTCAATCGCTGTAGCCCACCACTGGAGGTCACACAGGAAGCCGGCGAGATGGTATTTGTGCCCAGTGGGTGGCACCACCAAGTCCACAACCTG GAGGACACCATCTCCATCAACCACAACTGGGTCAACGGCTGTAACCTGGCCAACATGTGGCACTTCCTGCAGCAGGAgctctgtgctgtgcagcaggagaTCATTGAGTGGAGGGATACCATGCCTGATTGGCACCACCACTGCCAG GTCATCATGAGGTCCTGCTCCGGGATTAATTTTGAGGAATTCTATCACTTTCTCAAGGTCATCGCTGAAAGGAGGCTTCTCTTTCTGGCAAAGGGGATGGGCCCTGGCAAAGTGGAGTGTGGCAAGAGCACTGGGCTAGGCCCCCAGCAGGCTGCTTTTGATGTCAGCCGCATAGCTGAGGTGCTCAAGTCTGTGTTGGCCCACCCTGACTTCCGGAGAATGGATACCAGTGCATTCTCTCCACAGCCAGAGGAACTgctgcagcagctggaggaggTTGTGGCCGCCACCACATCCCTTTAG